A window of the Streptomyces luomodiensis genome harbors these coding sequences:
- a CDS encoding DinB family protein, producing the protein MTNDQRIPPSKVADDRASLTSFLDYQRATLAMKCQGLTGEQLKQKAIPTSELTLLGLVRHAASVERSWFRFALNAEDVRSLWPGEVDGTFADFHVEDADVDEAFGVWREECVRARAVASSFASLDDTVNCGGVTISLRYVLTHMIEEYARHNGHADLLREAIDGAVGE; encoded by the coding sequence GTGACCAATGACCAGCGCATACCCCCCTCGAAGGTGGCCGACGACCGTGCGTCGCTCACCTCGTTCCTCGACTACCAGCGGGCCACCCTGGCCATGAAGTGCCAGGGGCTGACCGGCGAGCAGCTGAAACAGAAGGCGATCCCGACCTCAGAGCTCACACTTTTGGGCCTGGTACGCCACGCGGCCTCCGTCGAGCGAAGCTGGTTCCGCTTCGCTCTGAACGCCGAGGACGTCAGGTCGCTTTGGCCTGGCGAGGTCGACGGCACGTTCGCCGATTTCCACGTCGAGGACGCCGACGTGGACGAGGCGTTCGGAGTCTGGCGCGAGGAGTGCGTCCGTGCCCGCGCAGTCGCTTCTTCCTTCGCTTCCCTCGACGACACCGTCAACTGCGGCGGCGTGACCATCTCGCTCCGCTACGTCCTCACCCACATGATCGAGGAGTATGCGCGGCACAACGGCCACGCCGACCTACTGCGCGAAGCGATAGACGGAGCCGTCGGCGAGTAA
- a CDS encoding SDR family oxidoreductase codes for MSIVVTGASGQLGRLTVEALLDRGVPAPDIVATSRDVARIKEFADRGVVVRRADFADPDSLEAAFEGADKLLLISTTTVDERVANHRRAIDAAVAAGVSLVAYTSMAHADTATTILAATHRATEEYLRRRAVPSVLLRNSWYLENYTGQLPLVLNSGSVAGAAGQGRISAAARADYAEAAAVVLTTEGHAGKVYELGGDEAFTLAGLATAISAATGRQITYTHLPADEFAHALTGAGLPAELAHVLADADLGMSRGELFTASGDLRRLIGHPTTPLADAIAEALR; via the coding sequence ATGTCGATCGTTGTCACCGGAGCATCCGGACAGCTGGGCAGGCTCACCGTCGAAGCACTGCTGGACCGCGGGGTGCCGGCCCCGGACATCGTCGCGACCAGCCGGGACGTCGCCCGGATCAAGGAGTTCGCCGACCGCGGTGTCGTGGTACGCCGGGCCGACTTCGCGGACCCGGACAGTCTCGAGGCGGCCTTCGAGGGCGCGGACAAGCTGCTGCTGATCTCGACCACGACCGTGGACGAGCGGGTCGCCAACCACCGCCGAGCCATCGACGCCGCGGTGGCGGCAGGCGTGTCGCTGGTGGCGTACACGAGCATGGCGCACGCGGACACGGCCACCACGATCCTCGCCGCCACCCATCGCGCCACCGAGGAATACCTGCGGAGGCGCGCAGTGCCCAGCGTGCTGCTGCGCAACAGCTGGTACCTGGAGAACTACACCGGCCAGCTGCCGCTGGTGCTGAACAGCGGCTCCGTGGCCGGGGCCGCCGGCCAGGGGCGGATCAGCGCCGCGGCCCGTGCCGACTACGCCGAGGCCGCGGCGGTCGTGCTGACCACCGAAGGTCATGCCGGAAAGGTGTACGAGCTGGGCGGCGACGAGGCGTTCACCCTGGCCGGGCTTGCCACGGCGATCTCGGCTGCCACCGGGCGGCAGATCACCTACACCCACCTCCCGGCCGACGAGTTCGCCCACGCGCTGACCGGCGCCGGCCTGCCCGCCGAGCTGGCGCACGTCCTCGCCGACGCGGACCTCGGCATGAGCCGCGGCGAGCTGTTCACCGCTTCCGGTGACCTGCGTCGCCTGATCGGCCACCCGACGACGCCCCTGGCCGACGCGATCGCCGAGGCACTGCGCTGA
- a CDS encoding alpha/beta fold hydrolase has translation MAGGYGNRLDIDNQVAYCSDNQVVELRGVAMSTTPAGATLEGITHHHVEVNGTTLHYVAAGTSGTPILLVHGFPETWWAFHKLIPLLAEHHRVFAVDLRGFGDSDNAPGAYDSATSAEDLHRLIEHLDIGPVHLTGQDISGASVFRLATNHPQDVLSLTAIEMGLPGFGLEALADITHGGTWHIGVLAAPGIPELLLAGREREFLGQFAFPAMSATPGAITDADIDEFARAYARPDGWRGAIGLYQSMLREGSEIKALADTPGLIVPVLAVGAGGGPFTLATMTNAAASQVSSVTLDGVGHYAAMEAPAELAKAILDFTGRIDTA, from the coding sequence ATGGCAGGAGGGTACGGCAACCGGCTGGACATCGACAACCAGGTTGCCTACTGTTCCGACAACCAGGTTGTCGAACTGAGGGGCGTAGCGATGAGCACCACACCAGCCGGGGCCACGCTTGAGGGAATCACCCACCACCACGTCGAGGTCAACGGGACCACGCTGCACTACGTGGCGGCGGGAACCAGTGGAACCCCGATCCTGCTGGTCCACGGATTCCCCGAGACATGGTGGGCTTTCCACAAACTCATCCCGCTGCTCGCGGAGCACCACCGCGTCTTCGCCGTCGATCTGCGCGGCTTCGGCGACTCCGACAACGCACCGGGCGCGTACGACAGCGCCACCTCGGCCGAAGACCTGCACCGTCTGATCGAACACCTCGACATCGGCCCGGTCCACCTCACCGGACAGGACATCAGCGGGGCGAGCGTCTTCCGCCTCGCGACCAACCACCCGCAGGACGTGCTCAGCCTCACCGCGATCGAGATGGGACTGCCCGGGTTCGGCCTGGAGGCGCTGGCCGACATCACCCACGGCGGCACCTGGCACATCGGCGTTCTCGCCGCGCCCGGCATCCCCGAGTTGCTGCTGGCCGGCCGCGAGCGCGAATTCCTGGGACAGTTCGCCTTCCCGGCCATGAGCGCGACCCCGGGAGCGATCACTGACGCCGACATCGACGAGTTCGCCCGCGCCTACGCGCGGCCCGATGGCTGGCGCGGAGCGATCGGCCTCTACCAGTCGATGCTGCGCGAGGGCTCCGAGATCAAAGCCCTGGCCGACACTCCGGGCTTGATCGTGCCCGTACTCGCGGTCGGAGCCGGCGGAGGCCCCTTCACCCTCGCCACCATGACCAACGCCGCGGCGAGCCAGGTCAGCTCGGTGACCCTCGACGGCGTCGGCCATTACGCCGCCATGGAGGCTCCAGCCGAACTGGCGAAGGCCATCCTCGACTTCACCGGACGCATCGACACAGCCTGA
- a CDS encoding MarR family winged helix-turn-helix transcriptional regulator, giving the protein MSRSGADLALLLLEGFRSLVDAAVDELARRGYEDVRPVHDFAMRAIAAGADNASELGRRMSVSKQAAAKTIAVLQERGYVTRDTDPLDARRKRIQVTDLGFDVLRQGEAVFDELRDRWERQIGAAELESLEAHLSALVGTSAIRFDTPGWMARDLGEPA; this is encoded by the coding sequence ATGTCTCGCTCCGGCGCCGATCTCGCGCTGCTTCTGCTGGAAGGCTTCCGCTCACTGGTGGACGCCGCGGTCGACGAGCTGGCCCGGCGCGGCTACGAGGATGTGCGCCCCGTCCACGACTTCGCCATGCGCGCCATCGCCGCGGGCGCCGACAACGCCTCCGAGCTCGGCCGCCGCATGTCGGTCTCCAAGCAGGCGGCGGCGAAGACGATCGCGGTGCTACAGGAGCGCGGATACGTGACCCGCGACACGGATCCCCTCGACGCCCGCCGTAAGCGCATCCAGGTCACCGACCTGGGTTTCGACGTACTGCGCCAAGGTGAGGCGGTCTTCGACGAGTTGCGCGACCGATGGGAACGGCAGATCGGCGCCGCCGAGCTCGAGAGCCTGGAGGCGCACCTTTCAGCGCTGGTCGGCACTTCGGCCATCCGCTTCGACACACCCGGCTGGATGGCGCGCGACCTCGGCGAGCCGGCCTAG
- a CDS encoding TetR/AcrR family transcriptional regulator, giving the protein MARTREFDTEAAVSRAMELFWTRGYEATSVRDLTQHLGIGQGSLYAAFGDKDGLYRAALEHYRTTLAADALRSLEEGADARAAIRALLTGRIRIAVSSGGQGCLAVNAVCERLPRDAATRRIVRDMQDASREALTEVLRVAMERGEIAARHDPHTVAAFLVTFLNGLLVSSKITPDAPALEPLVEVALSALD; this is encoded by the coding sequence ATGGCAAGGACCCGGGAGTTCGATACCGAGGCGGCCGTGAGCCGCGCCATGGAACTGTTCTGGACGCGCGGCTACGAGGCGACCTCGGTGCGCGACCTGACCCAGCACCTGGGGATCGGGCAGGGGTCCCTGTACGCCGCGTTCGGCGACAAGGATGGCCTGTACCGGGCCGCGCTGGAGCACTACCGCACCACCCTCGCGGCGGACGCCCTGCGCAGTCTGGAGGAGGGGGCGGACGCCCGCGCGGCGATCCGTGCGCTGCTGACGGGGCGGATCCGCATCGCCGTCAGCAGCGGCGGCCAGGGCTGTCTGGCCGTCAACGCCGTCTGCGAGCGGCTGCCTCGGGACGCGGCGACCCGGCGCATCGTGCGCGACATGCAGGACGCGAGCCGGGAGGCGTTGACCGAGGTGCTGCGGGTCGCGATGGAGCGGGGCGAGATCGCGGCCCGGCACGACCCGCACACGGTCGCCGCGTTCCTGGTCACCTTCCTCAACGGGCTGCTGGTCTCCTCGAAGATCACACCGGACGCGCCCGCTCTCGAACCCCTCGTGGAGGTCGCGCTGTCCGCTCTCGACTGA
- a CDS encoding acyl carrier protein, whose product MPRKPLPTRLAATAALLLTAGALSAPAASAKSSDASPGDAYTLTVSTNPTSTDYDNRNVDVTGTVTKADGTPAPNIPVTVQEVVRFTTWNPWGDPIDPTYYEPRDLGTPVTDANGKFTIPDVDIDHVTGSSLLNVQHGVQITAFYDEDGDLNTPQDGYYTDATVAANAKSSSVSYRVNKNKVKAGDILTVQGKVTLPKGVEPGGTEVFLQTYWEQEYHVKTTAEDDGFFVLSVRVSREDDTFELRTAPTDLYVAGADQPLPITNTLLPRT is encoded by the coding sequence GTGCCCAGGAAGCCCCTGCCGACGCGGCTTGCCGCCACCGCCGCGCTCCTGCTCACCGCAGGCGCCCTGTCCGCGCCCGCTGCCTCAGCGAAGTCCTCGGACGCCTCTCCCGGCGACGCCTACACGCTGACCGTGAGCACCAACCCGACCAGCACCGACTACGACAACCGCAACGTCGACGTCACCGGCACCGTCACCAAGGCCGACGGCACCCCGGCGCCCAACATCCCCGTCACCGTCCAGGAGGTCGTTCGCTTCACCACCTGGAATCCGTGGGGCGACCCGATCGACCCCACCTACTACGAGCCGCGCGACCTGGGCACGCCGGTCACCGACGCCAACGGGAAGTTCACCATCCCCGACGTCGACATCGACCACGTGACCGGCAGCAGCCTGCTCAACGTCCAGCACGGGGTGCAGATCACGGCCTTCTACGACGAGGACGGCGACCTCAACACCCCGCAGGACGGCTACTACACGGACGCCACCGTGGCCGCCAACGCCAAGTCCAGCTCCGTCAGTTACCGGGTCAACAAGAACAAGGTGAAGGCGGGCGACATCCTCACCGTCCAGGGCAAGGTCACCCTCCCCAAAGGGGTCGAGCCCGGGGGCACCGAGGTCTTCCTCCAGACCTACTGGGAGCAGGAGTACCACGTGAAGACCACCGCCGAGGACGACGGCTTCTTCGTGCTGTCCGTGCGCGTCTCGCGCGAGGACGACACGTTCGAGCTGCGTACGGCTCCGACGGACCTGTACGTGGCGGGCGCGGACCAGCCGCTCCCGATCACCAACACCTTGCTCCCTCGCACGTAG
- a CDS encoding winged helix-turn-helix transcriptional regulator, whose translation MSSVTTAENVTEPIPSWDPYARGCPSRDLLDQIGSKWAVLVLGELGRHGACRFTQLRQRLAGVSEKMLTQTLRTLERDGLVLRTVYPEVPARVEYELTPLGQTLRGPLRALTQWSVRHIEEVLAAREEYDGRTEKRQGVSDGS comes from the coding sequence GTGAGCAGTGTGACGACCGCCGAGAATGTGACCGAGCCCATACCGTCATGGGACCCGTACGCGCGTGGCTGCCCCTCGCGTGACCTCCTCGACCAGATCGGCAGCAAATGGGCGGTTCTCGTGCTGGGCGAACTCGGCAGGCACGGGGCGTGCCGGTTCACCCAACTGCGCCAGCGGCTCGCGGGAGTGAGCGAGAAGATGCTCACCCAGACGCTGCGCACCCTCGAACGCGACGGACTGGTCCTGCGGACCGTCTACCCCGAGGTGCCGGCCCGCGTGGAGTACGAGTTGACCCCGCTCGGCCAGACGCTGCGAGGTCCCCTGAGGGCGCTCACGCAGTGGTCGGTGCGGCACATCGAAGAAGTCCTCGCCGCCCGTGAGGAGTACGACGGCCGCACCGAAAAGCGTCAGGGTGTGTCTGACGGCTCCTGA
- a CDS encoding L-threonylcarbamoyladenylate synthase, giving the protein MAKYFDVHPDNPQQRIISNVTDRIRSGALVAYPTDSCFALGCQLGNREGMDRIRSIRNLDERHHFTLVCQDFAQLGQFVHIDKDVFRAVKAATPGSYTFILPATKEVPRRLLHPKKKTVGVRIPDHVITQALLADLGEPLLSSTLLLPGEDEPMTQGWEIKEQLDHVVDVVVDSGDCGTEPTTVIDFSGGEAEIVRRGAGDTARFE; this is encoded by the coding sequence ATGGCGAAGTATTTCGACGTGCACCCCGATAACCCTCAGCAGCGCATCATCAGCAATGTGACGGACAGGATCCGCTCCGGCGCGCTCGTCGCCTATCCGACGGACTCCTGCTTCGCGCTCGGGTGCCAGCTGGGCAATCGTGAGGGCATGGACCGGATCCGGTCGATCCGGAATCTTGACGAGCGGCACCACTTCACTCTGGTGTGCCAGGACTTCGCGCAGCTGGGTCAGTTCGTGCACATCGACAAAGACGTGTTCCGTGCGGTCAAAGCAGCGACGCCCGGCAGCTACACCTTCATCCTTCCCGCCACGAAGGAAGTGCCGCGCCGACTCCTGCACCCGAAGAAAAAGACAGTCGGAGTCCGCATTCCGGACCATGTCATCACCCAGGCCTTGCTCGCTGACCTCGGTGAGCCACTCCTTTCCAGCACCCTGCTCCTCCCCGGCGAGGACGAGCCGATGACGCAGGGCTGGGAGATCAAGGAACAGCTCGACCACGTGGTTGATGTCGTGGTCGACTCAGGTGACTGCGGAACCGAGCCCACCACGGTCATCGACTTCTCCGGCGGCGAAGCAGAGATCGTACGCCGAGGGGCAGGCGACACAGCACGGTTCGAATAG
- a CDS encoding alpha/beta fold hydrolase has translation MMYDHTTTPLRTGRAAVNGTSLHYRTAGSGPAVVLLHGVPKTGYHWRHLVPKLTPHHTVVVPDLRGLGDSARPADGYDSATMSDDIAELMARLGHETYAVIGEDWGAVIGYQLAARHRDHATALVFAEALFPGFGFEDHTALTPENVSSGMHLWHLGFYFQPDVPEMLIAGHERELITYMIKNERSHPDTATPDAIEEYVRCYSMPGGIRAMLAVYRAMLTDAGQNRQAAQQKLDIPVLALGGSAFIGERNESQARLVAHHVTGHVFDAGHDLAEEVPDEMADVVLPFLAAHR, from the coding sequence ATGATGTACGACCACACCACAACGCCCCTGCGCACCGGCCGTGCCGCCGTCAACGGAACGAGTCTGCACTACCGGACGGCCGGGTCCGGCCCCGCCGTGGTGCTGCTGCACGGCGTGCCCAAGACCGGCTACCACTGGCGCCACCTCGTCCCGAAGCTGACGCCCCACCACACCGTCGTCGTGCCCGACCTGCGCGGTCTCGGCGACTCCGCCCGCCCCGCGGACGGCTACGACTCCGCGACGATGAGCGACGACATCGCCGAACTGATGGCCCGCCTCGGACACGAGACCTACGCCGTGATCGGCGAGGACTGGGGAGCGGTGATCGGCTACCAGCTCGCCGCCCGCCACCGCGACCACGCCACCGCCCTGGTCTTCGCCGAGGCCCTGTTCCCCGGCTTCGGCTTCGAGGACCACACGGCCCTCACCCCCGAGAACGTCTCCAGTGGCATGCACCTGTGGCACCTGGGCTTCTACTTCCAGCCCGACGTTCCCGAGATGCTGATCGCCGGGCACGAACGCGAACTGATCACCTACATGATCAAGAACGAGCGCAGCCACCCCGACACCGCCACCCCCGACGCGATCGAGGAGTACGTGCGCTGCTACTCCATGCCCGGCGGCATCCGCGCGATGCTCGCCGTCTACCGGGCGATGCTCACCGACGCCGGACAGAACCGGCAGGCCGCACAGCAGAAGCTGGACATCCCGGTCCTGGCGCTCGGCGGCTCCGCCTTCATCGGCGAACGCAACGAGTCCCAGGCACGGCTCGTGGCCCACCACGTCACCGGACACGTCTTCGACGCGGGCCACGACCTCGCGGAGGAAGTACCCGACGAGATGGCCGACGTCGTCCTGCCGTTCCTGGCAGCGCACCGGTAG
- a CDS encoding ALF repeat-containing protein: MRPMRAALLVVATALTPALLFTAPAFASDSAASATTTAVAATSGTPVDEMSEDELRAAIADILADEDSGKGVIREANEALNGTVDDMRTFLKTGYRLAQAEDDRVAIAHILYVATQNNDKRVIEEANKLLDSNSPEEMRAWLETGYRLAQAEDDAVYIVRMLADPNISDALRAAVNAALDDGSPETLRYFREVGQYEVDG, translated from the coding sequence ATGAGACCGATGCGTGCCGCTCTGCTCGTCGTGGCCACCGCCCTGACACCAGCCCTCCTCTTCACCGCCCCGGCGTTTGCCAGCGATTCGGCCGCCTCGGCCACCACCACTGCCGTGGCGGCCACCTCCGGCACCCCGGTGGACGAGATGTCGGAGGACGAACTGCGTGCCGCGATCGCCGACATCCTGGCCGACGAGGACAGCGGCAAGGGGGTCATCAGAGAGGCCAATGAGGCCCTCAACGGCACCGTGGACGACATGCGGACCTTCTTGAAGACGGGCTATCGGCTGGCCCAAGCCGAGGACGACCGGGTCGCCATCGCCCACATCCTGTACGTCGCAACACAGAACAACGACAAGCGGGTCATCGAGGAGGCCAACAAGCTCCTCGACAGCAACTCTCCTGAGGAGATGCGTGCCTGGCTGGAGACGGGCTATCGGCTGGCCCAGGCCGAGGACGACGCCGTCTACATCGTTCGCATGCTCGCGGACCCGAACATCAGCGATGCCCTCCGCGCCGCCGTCAACGCGGCCCTCGACGACGGCTCCCCAGAGACCCTGCGCTACTTCCGTGAGGTAGGGCAGTACGAGGTGGACGGCTAG
- a CDS encoding SMP-30/gluconolactonase/LRE family protein — MSTRTTARATWPRPLLTLTAASAALAALTLPAAATPAHDREDSGHTITVGGSQAFPESVAADRHYVYTASIADGTVYRGRPGAKTLDPFLPGGQDGRTQATGVKTTGDRLLVAGAFTGRFFVYTTTGGLVSSYTVPDTGEPTLLNDAAVTPDGDVYITDSLRAVVYRIPAAEVNAPATGAQRTLEVAYHLPDYVAGQSNGNGIVTSPDGKSLIIGYWYSGALYRLALATGEITKIAAPALPSADGIARRGNTLYVARSVDNEIDTLRLSGDNTRATVISERTYPGADTVTGVAVSRDRLLVTNSQMDTFLYGDPQTSPVFTLESLPLR, encoded by the coding sequence ATGTCCACCCGCACCACCGCACGCGCCACATGGCCCCGCCCGCTTCTCACCCTCACTGCGGCGTCCGCCGCCCTGGCAGCCCTTACGCTCCCCGCCGCCGCCACGCCGGCCCATGACCGCGAGGACAGCGGCCACACGATCACGGTGGGCGGCAGCCAGGCCTTCCCCGAGAGCGTCGCGGCCGACCGCCACTACGTCTACACCGCCAGCATCGCCGACGGCACCGTCTACCGCGGGCGCCCCGGGGCGAAGACGCTCGACCCCTTCCTGCCCGGCGGCCAGGACGGCCGTACCCAGGCCACCGGGGTCAAGACCACCGGCGACCGCCTGCTGGTCGCCGGCGCCTTCACCGGGCGCTTCTTCGTCTACACCACCACCGGAGGGCTCGTTTCCTCCTACACCGTCCCCGATACGGGCGAGCCGACCCTCCTCAACGACGCGGCCGTCACCCCCGACGGGGACGTCTACATCACCGACTCCCTGCGCGCCGTGGTCTACCGGATACCGGCCGCCGAGGTGAACGCCCCTGCCACCGGCGCCCAGCGGACCCTGGAGGTGGCCTACCACCTGCCGGACTACGTGGCCGGCCAGTCCAACGGCAACGGCATCGTCACCTCCCCCGACGGCAAGTCGCTGATCATCGGCTACTGGTACAGCGGCGCGCTCTACCGGCTCGCCCTCGCCACCGGCGAGATCACCAAGATCGCAGCGCCGGCGCTGCCCAGCGCCGACGGGATAGCACGGCGGGGGAACACCCTGTACGTCGCCCGTTCCGTGGACAACGAGATCGACACCCTGCGGCTGTCCGGCGACAACACCCGGGCCACCGTCATCTCCGAACGCACCTATCCCGGAGCCGACACCGTCACCGGCGTCGCCGTGAGCCGGGACCGGCTGCTGGTGACCAACTCCCAGATGGACACCTTCCTCTACGGCGATCCGCAGACCAGCCCGGTGTTCACCCTCGAAAGTCTGCCGCTGCGCTGA